The Pirellulales bacterium genome includes a region encoding these proteins:
- a CDS encoding type III pantothenate kinase yields the protein MKRIILAIDIGNTRIKLGLFDLPATQTGIATPSQTLAIPLQDWNELELQDWLADVPASTEAWIASVNRGGVDRLTAWLATSHPAIKLRQLSHLDLPIEVDLANPEHVGIDRLSGAVAANRLRAPARSAITIHVGTAITVNQITAEGVFRGGAIAPGISISARALDEFTDLLPYIPLEELDGPIPALGTNTLAAIHSGLFWGAIGVIRELAARLSEPFDVKPDVFMTGGTAAAVARLVDPSAQYIDHLVLSGIALAIPT from the coding sequence ATGAAACGCATCATCCTCGCCATCGACATTGGCAACACTCGCATCAAGCTAGGTCTATTCGACTTGCCGGCAACACAGACCGGCATCGCGACCCCCAGCCAAACTCTTGCGATTCCGCTGCAAGACTGGAATGAATTGGAATTACAAGACTGGCTAGCCGACGTGCCCGCTTCAACAGAAGCATGGATCGCCAGCGTCAACCGCGGCGGAGTCGACCGTCTCACCGCATGGCTCGCAACTTCCCATCCCGCGATCAAACTTCGCCAGCTTTCGCATCTTGATTTGCCGATCGAGGTCGATTTGGCCAACCCAGAACATGTCGGTATCGATCGCCTGTCAGGGGCCGTGGCCGCCAACCGACTGCGAGCACCCGCACGCTCGGCAATCACCATCCACGTCGGCACCGCGATCACGGTCAATCAAATCACGGCCGAGGGCGTATTCCGTGGTGGAGCGATCGCCCCGGGTATCAGCATTTCCGCCAGGGCTCTTGATGAGTTTACCGACTTATTGCCCTATATTCCTCTCGAAGAACTAGACGGACCAATTCCGGCCCTTGGCACAAACACATTGGCGGCCATCCACAGCGGCCTGTTTTGGGGCGCGATCGGCGTGATACGGGAGCTGGCCGCGAGGCTCTCCGAGCCTTTCGACGTCAAACCCGATGTCTTCATGACCGGCGGAACTGCAGCGGCTGTTGCAAGACTAGTTGATCCTTCGGCCCAGTACATCGATCATTTGGTGCTGAGCGGTATTGCGTTGGCCATTCCTACGTAA